In one window of Cupriavidus necator N-1 DNA:
- a CDS encoding branched-chain amino acid ABC transporter substrate-binding protein, giving the protein MKVAARWRGWLGGLLLVAAAGASAQEPIRLGMIDGLSGPFANAGEAVTRNLRLAIERINARGGVKTAEGARPMELVTFDSKGNVDESLIQLRALTDKRIPFVLQGNSSAVAGALVSAINRHNARQPDARVLFLNYSAVDPSLTNENCSFWHFRFDASADMRMQALTEVIRQDQAVRRVYLIDQDYSFGHQVSRSAREMLAARRPDIQIVGDEFHPIGKIKDFAPYIAKIKASGADAVITGNWGNDLTLMVKAAREGGLQAKFYTFYGNGLGAPAAMGDAGVGRVLAVAEWHPNVGGAASDAFYQQFRARYPEPKDDYVHLRMQMMVEMLARAIEQAGSTDAVKVARALENMRYVNQFHEATVRADDHQVLQPLYVSVMERQGGAVRFDNEGSGYGFRTVRRLKAAQTTLPTTCRMERP; this is encoded by the coding sequence ATGAAGGTTGCAGCACGGTGGCGTGGATGGCTGGGCGGGTTGTTGCTGGTGGCAGCGGCGGGCGCGTCGGCACAAGAGCCGATCCGGCTGGGCATGATCGACGGGCTGTCCGGCCCGTTTGCCAACGCGGGCGAAGCCGTGACGCGCAACCTGCGCCTGGCGATCGAGCGCATCAACGCGCGCGGCGGCGTAAAGACCGCAGAGGGCGCACGGCCCATGGAGCTGGTCACCTTCGACAGCAAGGGCAATGTCGACGAGAGCCTGATCCAGTTGCGGGCCCTGACCGACAAGCGCATTCCCTTTGTCCTGCAGGGCAACAGTTCGGCCGTGGCCGGCGCGCTGGTGTCGGCCATCAACCGCCACAACGCGCGCCAGCCCGACGCGCGCGTGCTGTTCCTGAACTACTCGGCGGTCGATCCCAGCCTGACCAACGAGAATTGCAGCTTCTGGCATTTCCGCTTCGACGCCAGCGCCGACATGCGCATGCAGGCGCTGACCGAGGTGATCCGTCAGGATCAGGCGGTGCGCCGCGTCTACCTGATCGACCAGGACTACAGCTTCGGCCACCAGGTGTCGCGCTCGGCGCGCGAGATGCTGGCGGCGCGCCGGCCGGATATCCAGATCGTGGGCGACGAGTTCCACCCGATCGGCAAGATCAAGGACTTTGCGCCCTATATCGCCAAGATCAAGGCGAGCGGGGCGGACGCGGTCATCACCGGCAACTGGGGCAACGACCTGACGCTGATGGTCAAGGCCGCGCGCGAAGGCGGCCTGCAGGCCAAGTTCTACACCTTCTACGGCAATGGCCTGGGCGCGCCCGCGGCGATGGGCGACGCCGGCGTGGGCCGCGTGCTGGCGGTGGCCGAGTGGCACCCGAACGTGGGCGGGGCGGCATCGGACGCCTTCTACCAGCAGTTCCGCGCGCGCTATCCGGAGCCGAAGGACGACTACGTGCACCTGCGCATGCAGATGATGGTGGAAATGCTGGCGCGCGCGATCGAGCAGGCCGGCTCCACCGATGCGGTCAAGGTGGCGCGCGCGCTGGAGAACATGCGCTACGTCAACCAGTTCCATGAGGCCACCGTGCGTGCCGACGACCACCAGGTGCTGCAGCCGCTGTACGTGTCGGTGATGGAGCGCCAGGGCGGGGCAGTGCGCTTCGACAACGAGGGCTCGGGTTATGGCTTCCGTACCGTGCGCAGGCTCAAGGCCGCGCAGACCACGCTGCCGACCACATGCCGGATGGAGCGCCCCTGA
- the rpsO gene encoding 30S ribosomal protein S15, with amino-acid sequence MAVADINKSEVIKQFARGANDTGSPEVQVALLTTRINELTPHFKANMKDHHSRRGLLRMVSRRRRLLDYLKSNDADRYRALIEKLGLRK; translated from the coding sequence ATGGCAGTTGCCGATATCAACAAGTCCGAAGTCATCAAGCAGTTCGCACGTGGCGCCAACGACACTGGCAGCCCCGAGGTGCAAGTGGCCCTGCTGACCACCCGCATCAACGAACTGACCCCGCACTTCAAGGCCAACATGAAGGATCACCACAGCCGCCGCGGTCTGCTGCGCATGGTGAGCCGCCGTCGCCGCCTGCTGGACTACCTCAAGTCCAACGACGCCGACCGTTACCGCGCCCTGATCGAAAAGCTGGGCCTGCGCAAGTAA